A window of the Serratia sarumanii genome harbors these coding sequences:
- the ilvL gene encoding ilv operon leader peptide: MKAFAQVISLVVISVVVIIIPPCGAALGRRKA; the protein is encoded by the coding sequence ATGAAAGCCTTTGCCCAAGTGATTAGCCTAGTCGTGATTAGCGTGGTGGTGATTATTATCCCACCGTGCGGGGCTGCACTTGGACGAAGAAAGGCTTAG
- the ilvA gene encoding threonine ammonia-lyase, biosynthetic, whose product MAVSQPLPSAPCGAEYLRAVLRSPVYEVAQVTPLQAMSKISSRLGNTILVKREDRQPVHSFKLRGAYAMIAGLDEEQKARGVVTASAGNHAQGVAFSGKRLGLKTLIVMPVSTADIKVDAVRGFGGEVLLHGANFDEAKAKAIELSQQQGMTFVPPFDHPTVIAGQGTLAMELLQQDAHLDRVFVPVGGGGLAAGVAVLIKQLMPQIKVIGVEAEDSACLRAALDAGHPVDLARVGLFAEGVAVKRIGDETFRLCREYLDDVITVDSDAICAAVKDLFEDVRAIAEPSGALALAGLKKYVQQHNIQGERLAHVLSGANLNFHGLRYVSERCELGEQREALLAVTIPEQQGSFLKFCQLLGGRSVTEFNYRYADADNACIFVGVRLTRGHAERREIIDELNADGYQVVDLSDDEMAKLHVRYMVGGRPSKPLRERLYSFEFPESPGALLKFLQTLGTHWNISLFHYRSHGTDFGRVLAAFELAQSEPEFERHLQALGYDCHDETDNPAFRFFLQG is encoded by the coding sequence ATGGCGGTCTCTCAACCCCTACCCAGCGCCCCCTGCGGCGCGGAATATCTGCGAGCGGTACTGCGCTCGCCGGTCTACGAGGTGGCGCAGGTCACCCCGTTGCAGGCCATGAGCAAAATCTCTTCGCGCCTCGGCAACACCATTTTGGTGAAGCGCGAAGATCGCCAGCCGGTGCACAGCTTCAAGCTGCGCGGGGCCTATGCGATGATCGCCGGGCTGGACGAAGAGCAGAAGGCGCGCGGCGTCGTAACGGCTTCGGCCGGCAACCACGCGCAGGGCGTCGCCTTCTCCGGTAAACGGCTGGGGCTCAAAACGCTGATCGTGATGCCGGTGTCCACCGCGGACATCAAGGTGGATGCGGTGCGCGGTTTCGGCGGCGAAGTGTTGCTGCACGGTGCCAATTTCGACGAGGCCAAGGCGAAGGCGATCGAGCTTTCCCAACAGCAGGGCATGACCTTCGTGCCGCCGTTCGATCATCCGACGGTGATCGCCGGGCAGGGCACGCTGGCGATGGAGCTGCTGCAGCAAGACGCGCATCTGGATCGGGTCTTCGTGCCGGTCGGCGGCGGCGGCCTGGCCGCCGGGGTGGCGGTGCTGATCAAGCAGCTGATGCCGCAGATCAAAGTGATCGGCGTCGAAGCGGAAGACTCCGCCTGCCTGCGCGCGGCGCTGGATGCCGGCCATCCGGTGGATCTGGCGCGCGTCGGGCTGTTCGCTGAAGGCGTGGCGGTGAAGCGCATCGGCGACGAAACCTTCCGCCTGTGCCGTGAGTATCTGGACGACGTGATCACCGTGGACAGCGACGCCATCTGCGCGGCGGTCAAAGATCTGTTCGAGGACGTGCGCGCCATTGCCGAACCTTCCGGCGCGCTGGCGCTGGCGGGGCTGAAAAAGTACGTGCAGCAGCACAATATTCAGGGCGAGCGTCTGGCGCACGTGCTGTCCGGCGCCAACCTCAACTTCCACGGGCTGCGCTACGTTTCCGAACGTTGCGAACTGGGCGAACAACGCGAAGCGCTGTTGGCGGTAACCATTCCGGAACAGCAGGGCAGCTTCCTCAAGTTCTGCCAACTGCTGGGCGGCCGCTCGGTGACCGAATTCAACTACCGCTACGCCGATGCCGACAACGCCTGCATTTTCGTCGGCGTGCGTCTGACGCGCGGCCACGCCGAACGGCGGGAGATCATCGACGAACTCAACGCCGACGGTTATCAGGTGGTGGATCTGTCGGACGACGAGATGGCCAAGCTGCACGTGCGCTACATGGTGGGCGGGCGTCCGTCGAAGCCGCTGCGCGAACGGCTGTACAGCTTTGAGTTTCCGGAGTCGCCGGGCGCGCTGCTGAAGTTCCTGCAGACGCTGGGCACGCACTGGAACATTTCGCTGTTCCACTATCGCAGCCACGGCACCGACTTCGGCCGGGTGCTGGCGGCCTTCGAGCTGGCGCAAAGCGAGCCGGAATTCGAGCGTCACCTGCAGGCGCTGGGCTACGATTGCCACGACGAAACCGACAACCCGGCGTTCCGCTTCTTTTTGCAGGGGTGA
- the ilvM gene encoding acetolactate synthase 2 small subunit has translation MMQHQLSIQARFRPEMLERVLRVVRHRGFQVCAMNMVSPANADSINIELTVASPRPVALLSSQLSKLMDVSCVEIQQPTSQQIRA, from the coding sequence ATGATGCAGCATCAACTCTCGATCCAGGCGCGTTTTCGCCCCGAAATGTTAGAGCGCGTATTGCGGGTCGTGCGTCATCGCGGCTTTCAGGTTTGTGCTATGAATATGGTTTCCCCGGCCAACGCCGACAGCATCAATATCGAATTGACCGTTGCCAGCCCGCGTCCGGTTGCCCTGTTGTCATCTCAATTAAGCAAACTGATGGACGTCTCCTGCGTCGAGATCCAGCAGCCAACATCACAACAAATACGCGCCTGA
- a CDS encoding MFS transporter: protein MFGWTPLQRNAAIASFSSWTLDAFDFFVLVFLLSDIAQSFHVGLEQVTLAILLTLAVRPIGALIFGRAAEKYGRKPILMLNIVFFSVFELLSAAAPSLTVFLLLRVLYGVAMGGIWGVASSLAMETIPDRSRGLMSGIFQAGYPFGYLLAAVVYGLLFETVGWRGMFVIGAAPILLLPFIYYCVQESPVWLAARERKESSALLPALKSHWKLCCYLVLLMAAFNFFSHGTQDLYPVFLKVQHGFDPKTVSIIAISYNIASIIGGVFFGSLSEKIGRKKAIIIAALLALPVIPLWAFSSGSLMLGIGAFLMQFMVQGAWGVVPTYLTELVPANTRAVLPGFVYQLGNLIASVNATLQATIAEHHGHNYGLAMAIVAGTVALAIALLVFFGKDTRGKAITDAVKNPGVRANV from the coding sequence ATGTTTGGTTGGACCCCGCTGCAACGCAACGCGGCAATCGCCAGCTTTTCAAGCTGGACGCTCGACGCTTTCGATTTTTTCGTGCTGGTATTCTTACTCAGTGACATCGCGCAATCCTTTCACGTCGGTCTGGAACAGGTGACGTTGGCGATTCTGCTCACGCTGGCGGTGCGCCCGATTGGCGCGCTGATCTTCGGGCGTGCGGCGGAAAAATATGGCCGCAAGCCGATCCTGATGCTGAATATCGTCTTCTTCTCGGTGTTTGAGCTGCTCTCCGCCGCCGCGCCCTCGCTGACGGTCTTCTTACTGTTGCGGGTGTTGTACGGCGTTGCGATGGGCGGCATCTGGGGCGTGGCGTCGTCGTTGGCGATGGAAACCATACCGGACCGCTCGCGCGGCCTGATGTCGGGCATTTTCCAGGCCGGCTATCCGTTCGGTTATCTGCTGGCGGCGGTGGTGTACGGCCTGTTGTTCGAAACGGTCGGCTGGCGCGGCATGTTTGTCATCGGTGCGGCGCCGATCCTGCTGCTGCCGTTTATTTATTATTGCGTGCAGGAGTCGCCGGTGTGGCTGGCGGCGCGTGAACGCAAGGAAAGCTCTGCCTTGCTGCCGGCGTTGAAGAGCCACTGGAAGCTGTGCTGCTATCTGGTGCTGCTGATGGCGGCGTTCAATTTCTTCTCCCACGGCACGCAGGATCTGTATCCGGTGTTTCTGAAAGTTCAGCATGGTTTCGATCCAAAAACCGTCAGTATCATCGCCATTAGCTACAATATCGCGTCAATTATCGGCGGCGTTTTCTTCGGTTCGTTGTCGGAAAAGATCGGCCGCAAAAAAGCGATCATCATCGCCGCGCTGCTGGCGCTGCCGGTGATCCCGCTGTGGGCATTTTCCAGCGGTTCGCTGATGTTGGGGATCGGCGCTTTCCTGATGCAGTTCATGGTGCAGGGCGCCTGGGGCGTGGTGCCGACCTACCTGACTGAGCTGGTGCCGGCCAACACCCGCGCGGTGCTGCCGGGGTTCGTGTACCAGTTGGGTAACCTGATCGCTTCGGTCAACGCCACGCTGCAGGCGACCATCGCCGAACATCATGGGCATAATTACGGCCTGGCGATGGCGATCGTCGCCGGTACGGTGGCGCTGGCGATCGCCCTGTTGGTGTTCTTCGGCAAGGATACGCGCGGTAAGGCGATAACAGACGCGGTGAAAAATCCGGGCGTGCGCGCCAACGTGTGA
- the ilvG gene encoding acetolactate synthase 2 catalytic subunit, which yields MNGAQWVVQALRAQGVDTVFGYPGGAIMPVYDALYDGGVEHLLCRHEQGAAMAAIGYARATGKVGVCIATSGPGATNLITGLADALLDSVPVVAITGQVGSALIGTDAFQEIDVLGLSLACTKHSFLVESLDALPGIMAEAFAIAAGGRPGPVLIDIPKDIQLAQGDLHPHLIPVDEAPAFPAAALAEAAELLAQAHKPMLYVGGGVGMAQAVPALREFIAVTRMPNVATLKGLGAPDAQDPLYLGMLGMHGTKAANLAVQECDLLIAVGARFDDRVTGKLNAFAPHAKVIHMDIDPAEMSKLRQAHVALQGDLKALLPALQRPLNIAPWQQQVTALKADHACRYDHPGQPIYAPLFLRQLSARKPANSVVTTDVGQHQMWSAQHMTFERPENFITSSGLGTMGFGVPAAVGAQIARPQDTVICVSGDGSFMMNVQELGTIKRKQLPLKIVLLDNQRLGMVRQWQQLFFDGRYSETNLSDNPDFLMLAAAFGIPGQRISRKDQVEGALEALFNTEGPYLLQVSIDELENVWPLVPPGAGNETMLEEIS from the coding sequence ATGAATGGCGCTCAGTGGGTAGTTCAAGCGTTGCGTGCGCAGGGTGTGGATACCGTATTCGGCTATCCGGGCGGGGCAATCATGCCGGTGTACGATGCGTTGTACGACGGCGGTGTGGAACACCTGCTGTGCCGCCATGAACAGGGCGCCGCGATGGCCGCCATCGGCTACGCCCGCGCCACCGGCAAAGTCGGCGTTTGCATCGCCACTTCCGGCCCTGGCGCCACCAACCTGATCACCGGCCTGGCTGATGCGCTGCTCGATTCCGTTCCCGTTGTCGCCATCACCGGTCAGGTGGGTTCCGCGCTGATCGGCACCGATGCCTTTCAGGAGATCGATGTTCTTGGCCTGTCCTTGGCCTGCACCAAACACAGCTTCCTGGTGGAATCGCTGGACGCGCTGCCGGGCATTATGGCGGAAGCCTTCGCCATCGCCGCCGGCGGCCGTCCTGGCCCGGTGCTGATCGATATCCCGAAAGACATCCAGCTGGCGCAGGGCGACTTGCACCCGCATCTGATACCGGTCGATGAAGCGCCGGCATTCCCGGCGGCGGCGTTGGCGGAGGCGGCCGAGCTGCTGGCGCAGGCGCACAAACCGATGCTGTACGTCGGCGGCGGCGTGGGCATGGCGCAGGCGGTGCCGGCGCTGCGCGAGTTCATCGCCGTGACCCGCATGCCGAACGTCGCCACCCTGAAGGGGCTGGGCGCGCCGGATGCGCAAGATCCGCTGTACCTCGGCATGTTGGGCATGCACGGCACCAAGGCTGCCAACCTGGCGGTGCAGGAGTGCGATCTGCTGATTGCCGTCGGCGCGCGTTTCGATGACCGCGTGACCGGCAAACTGAACGCCTTCGCACCGCACGCCAAAGTGATCCACATGGATATCGACCCGGCGGAAATGAGCAAGCTGCGCCAGGCGCATGTGGCCCTGCAAGGCGATCTGAAAGCGTTGCTGCCGGCGTTGCAGCGCCCGCTGAACATCGCCCCCTGGCAGCAGCAGGTGACGGCGCTGAAAGCCGACCACGCCTGCCGCTACGATCACCCCGGCCAGCCGATCTACGCGCCGCTGTTCTTGCGCCAGCTGTCCGCCCGCAAGCCGGCCAACAGCGTAGTGACCACCGACGTGGGCCAGCACCAGATGTGGAGCGCGCAGCACATGACGTTCGAACGCCCGGAGAATTTCATCACCTCCAGCGGCCTCGGCACCATGGGGTTCGGCGTGCCGGCGGCGGTAGGGGCCCAGATCGCGCGCCCGCAAGATACGGTGATCTGCGTCTCGGGCGACGGCTCCTTCATGATGAACGTGCAGGAACTGGGCACCATCAAGCGCAAACAGCTGCCGCTGAAGATCGTACTGCTGGACAACCAGCGCCTCGGAATGGTGCGTCAATGGCAGCAGCTGTTCTTCGACGGCCGCTACAGTGAAACCAACCTGTCCGATAACCCCGACTTCCTGATGCTGGCCGCCGCCTTCGGCATTCCCGGCCAGCGCATCAGCCGCAAGGATCAGGTGGAGGGCGCGCTCGAGGCGCTGTTCAACACCGAAGGCCCTTATCTGCTGCAGGTCTCTATCGACGAACTCGAAAACGTCTGGCCGCTGGTGCCGCCGGGCGCCGGCAACGAAACCATGTTGGAGGAAATATCATGA
- the ilvD gene encoding dihydroxy-acid dehydratase, with the protein MPKYRSATTTHGRNMAGARALWRATGMTDADFGKPIIAVVNSFTQFVPGHVHLRDLGKLVAEQIEASGGVAKEFNTIAVDDGIAMGHGGMLYSLPSRELIADSVEYMVNAHCADAMVCISNCDKITPGMLMAALRLNIPVIFVSGGPMEAGKTKLSNQIIKLDLVDAMIQGANPNVSDADSEQIERSACPTCGSCSGMFTANSMNCLTEALGLSQPGNGSLLATHADRKALFLNAGKRIVELTKRYYEQDDESALPRNIANKAAFENAMTLDIAMGGSTNTVLHLLASAQEGEVDFTMEDIDRLSRKVPHLCKVAPSTQKYHMEDVHRAGGVIGILGELDRAGLLNREVNNVLGLTLPQTLEAYDVMLTRDESVKKMYSAGPAGIRTTQAFSQDCRWDSLDTDRKEGCIRTREHAYSQDGGLAVLYGNLAENGCIVKTAGVDKEILTFRGPAKVYESQDDAVEAILGGKVVAGDVVVIRYEGPKGGPGMQEMLYPTTYLKSMGLGKACALITDGRFSGGTSGLSIGHASPEAANGGLIALVQDGDMIAIDIPHRGIQLDVSEQELAARHEAELARGDAAWTPKNRERQVSFALRAYASLATSADKGAVRDKSKLGG; encoded by the coding sequence ATGCCTAAGTACCGTTCCGCCACCACCACCCACGGCCGCAATATGGCGGGTGCCCGCGCATTGTGGCGCGCGACCGGGATGACCGACGCCGATTTCGGCAAGCCGATCATCGCCGTGGTCAACTCCTTTACCCAGTTCGTGCCGGGCCACGTGCATCTGCGCGATCTGGGCAAACTGGTCGCCGAGCAGATCGAAGCTTCTGGCGGCGTGGCCAAAGAGTTCAACACCATCGCGGTGGATGACGGCATCGCCATGGGCCACGGCGGCATGCTCTATTCCCTGCCGTCGCGCGAGCTGATCGCCGACTCGGTCGAATACATGGTGAACGCCCACTGCGCCGACGCGATGGTGTGCATCTCCAACTGCGACAAGATCACCCCGGGCATGCTGATGGCGGCGTTGCGCCTGAATATCCCGGTGATCTTCGTCTCCGGCGGCCCGATGGAAGCCGGCAAGACCAAACTCTCCAACCAGATCATCAAGCTGGATCTGGTGGATGCGATGATCCAGGGCGCTAACCCGAACGTCAGCGACGCCGACAGCGAGCAGATCGAGCGTTCCGCCTGCCCGACCTGCGGCTCCTGCTCCGGCATGTTCACCGCTAACTCGATGAACTGCCTGACCGAAGCGCTGGGCCTGTCGCAGCCGGGCAACGGCTCGCTGCTGGCCACCCACGCCGATCGCAAAGCGCTGTTCCTCAACGCCGGCAAGCGCATCGTCGAGCTGACCAAACGCTATTACGAGCAGGACGACGAGAGCGCGCTGCCGCGCAATATCGCCAACAAGGCGGCGTTTGAGAACGCCATGACGCTGGACATCGCCATGGGTGGCTCGACCAACACCGTACTGCACCTGCTGGCTTCGGCGCAGGAAGGCGAGGTGGACTTCACCATGGAAGACATCGATCGCCTGTCGCGCAAAGTGCCGCACCTGTGCAAGGTGGCGCCGAGCACGCAGAAATACCATATGGAAGACGTGCACCGCGCCGGCGGCGTAATCGGCATCCTCGGCGAGCTGGATCGCGCCGGTTTGCTGAACCGCGAGGTGAACAATGTGCTGGGGCTGACCCTGCCGCAGACGCTGGAAGCCTACGACGTGATGCTGACCCGCGACGAAAGCGTCAAGAAAATGTACTCCGCCGGGCCGGCCGGTATCCGCACCACGCAGGCATTCTCTCAGGACTGCCGCTGGGATTCGCTGGACACCGACCGCAAGGAGGGCTGCATCCGCACCCGTGAGCACGCCTACAGTCAGGACGGCGGGCTGGCGGTGCTGTATGGCAACCTGGCGGAAAACGGCTGTATCGTCAAAACCGCCGGCGTAGACAAGGAAATCCTCACCTTCCGCGGCCCTGCCAAAGTGTATGAAAGCCAGGATGATGCGGTAGAAGCTATCCTCGGCGGCAAAGTGGTGGCGGGCGACGTGGTCGTTATCCGTTACGAAGGGCCGAAAGGCGGGCCGGGCATGCAGGAAATGCTTTACCCAACCACGTATCTGAAATCGATGGGGCTGGGCAAGGCGTGTGCGCTGATCACCGACGGGCGTTTCTCCGGCGGCACCTCCGGGCTGTCCATCGGCCACGCCTCGCCGGAGGCGGCCAACGGCGGCCTGATCGCCCTGGTGCAGGACGGCGACATGATCGCGATCGACATTCCGCATCGCGGCATCCAGCTGGATGTCAGCGAGCAGGAGCTGGCGGCGCGGCATGAGGCGGAACTGGCGCGCGGCGACGCGGCCTGGACGCCGAAAAACCGTGAACGTCAGGTGTCCTTCGCGCTGCGCGCTTACGCCTCGCTGGCCACCAGCGCCGACAAAGGCGCGGTGCGCGACAAGAGCAAACTGGGGGGATAA
- a CDS encoding branched-chain amino acid transaminase, which yields MTKKADYIWFNGEMVPWAEAKVHVMSHALHYGTSVFEGVRCYDSHLGPVVFRHREHMQRLHDSAKIYRMPVSQSVDELMEACRATLRKNNLVSAYIRPLVFVGDVGMGVNPPAGYKTDVIIAAFPWGAYLGEEALDQGIDAMVSSWHRVAPNTIPTAAKAGGNYLSSLLVGSEARRHGYQEGIALDVHGYISEGAGENLFEVKDGVIYTPPFTSSALPGITRDAIIKLAKDMGFEVREQVLSRESLYLADEVFMSGTAAEITPVRSVDGIQVGIGKCGPVTKQIQQAFFGLFSGKTEDKYGWLDPVNP from the coding sequence ATGACAAAGAAAGCCGATTACATTTGGTTCAATGGTGAGATGGTTCCCTGGGCCGAGGCCAAAGTGCACGTGATGTCGCACGCGCTGCATTACGGCACGTCGGTATTTGAGGGGGTGCGCTGCTACGACTCGCACTTGGGGCCGGTAGTGTTCCGTCATCGCGAGCATATGCAGCGCCTGCACGACTCGGCGAAAATCTACCGCATGCCGGTTTCGCAAAGCGTCGACGAGCTGATGGAAGCCTGCCGTGCCACGCTGCGCAAGAACAACCTTGTCAGCGCGTACATCCGCCCGCTGGTGTTCGTCGGCGATGTCGGCATGGGCGTCAACCCGCCGGCCGGTTACAAAACGGACGTGATTATCGCGGCGTTTCCTTGGGGCGCTTATCTGGGTGAAGAAGCGCTGGATCAAGGCATCGATGCGATGGTCTCCTCCTGGCACCGCGTCGCACCAAACACCATCCCCACTGCGGCCAAGGCCGGCGGTAACTATCTTTCCTCCCTGCTGGTGGGCAGCGAAGCGCGTCGCCACGGCTATCAGGAAGGCATCGCGCTCGACGTGCACGGCTACATTTCCGAAGGGGCGGGCGAGAACCTGTTTGAAGTGAAAGACGGTGTGATTTACACCCCGCCGTTCACCTCTTCGGCGCTGCCGGGCATCACCCGCGACGCGATCATCAAGCTGGCGAAAGACATGGGCTTCGAAGTGCGTGAGCAGGTGCTGTCGCGCGAATCGCTGTACCTGGCCGACGAAGTGTTCATGTCCGGCACCGCGGCGGAAATCACGCCGGTACGCAGCGTGGACGGCATTCAGGTCGGCATCGGCAAATGCGGTCCGGTGACCAAACAGATCCAACAGGCGTTCTTCGGCCTGTTCAGCGGCAAGACAGAAGACAAATACGGCTGGCTGGATCCGGTAAATCCGTAA